From a region of the Mercurialis annua linkage group LG1-X, ddMerAnnu1.2, whole genome shotgun sequence genome:
- the LOC126676233 gene encoding uncharacterized protein LOC126676233 codes for MEAIFAAADHHHHQSISPYKQQIKNPSKRNNNISRGFISRSAENSPPPINNSIYGGVLFSAPPSLSNFSPYYPLGLYPNPQQNFHHKQPPLLPLPISRSHSSLPSPTRNVSYSPNRKTNRPKYQSLPLNKPKQPPMITELKRDLKPSTNKISSTTVPLGPNPNMLSKNVSKGVDINNNLGVRDWDQFTGSSVYTISPPPSSLPMPKFSVRPKTLSCTAEAAATDAGATDNLRRLLRLRSIN; via the coding sequence ATGGAAGCAATTTTTGCAGCAGCAGATCACCATCATCATCAATCAATCTCTCCTTACAAGCAGCAAATCAAGAACCCATCGAAGAGAAACAATAATATTTCTCGAGGTTTCATTTCAAGATCCGCTGAGAATTCACCTCCGCCAATCAACAACAGCATCTATGGAGGCGTTTTATTTTCTGCTCCGCCGTCTCTTTCTAATTTCTCACCCTATTATCCGTTAGGGCTTTATCCAAACCCACAGCAAAATTTTCATCATAAACAACCgcctcttcttcctcttcccaTCTCAAGATCTCACAGCTCGCTTCCGTCTCCAACCCGAAACGTTTCTTACTCtccaaatagaaaaacaaaCCGTCCCAAATATCAGTCTCTCCCTTTAAATAAACCGAAACAGCCTCCCATGATCACCGAATTAAAACGAGATTTAAAACCATCTACCAATAAAATTTCTTCCACTACTGTTCCATTAGGACCAAACCCTAATATGTTATCCAAAAATGTTTCTAAAGGTGTTGATATTAATAATAATCTTGGTGTCAGAGATTGGGATCAGTTTACAGGCTCTTCAGTTTATACAATATCTCCACCACCCAGTAGCTTACCTATGCCTAAGTTTTCAGTCAGGCCAAAAACTCTCAGTTGCACTGCAGAAGCTGCCGCGACAGACGCCGGAGCAACTGACAATCTCAGGCGACTTCTACGACTCCGTTCAATTAATTGA